A region of the Epinephelus fuscoguttatus linkage group LG13, E.fuscoguttatus.final_Chr_v1 genome:
CACCAAAGAACTCATCTACCTGCCTTTTAATCTGGATTGTTTAAATTTGGATTGCTGCAAAAGACTGACAGAACTCTAACACTTAGCAGAAGATAgaagatcacacacacacacacgcacacgatTAGACTCAAAGACATGAGCAGATTACATGTGCATGggtgtgtttaatatgtttcACTTCACATGGAGCAGCGGCACAAACCATAACACAGGATGAGGGCATATTCTTGCGGGAACTGAGCCAGTGCATCTGACCATGTtgacattttacacactgaCATCAGACGGGGAGTGGGGatagtgggggggggggggggacagttTGCAGCCCCTGCATTCAGTCACATTGTCACAGTGGAAGGTGTAAATGGGGGAGAATACAAAAAGCAGTTAAAGACTAGATTAGACTTTTTTAGGAAATTACAAAACGGCATCAATCTAAGAATAAATTGATTTGTAGGTTGAAATTACGCAGATAAGATTTTGAGATGGGGATGATTTCACCGTCTGCTCGGTGATACCCCCGCATGCGTCATCAAAACCAGATTCTTCTCCTGTGTGTTGTTACAGTTTGCTCCTCAGTCTCCTCCAGCCTCGCCCCAGAGATCCTAATGCATCATTTGAGGCTCATACAATTCACTGCTTCCCAAGCTACTGGCTCCTACCAGCCTGATAGAGGCATTTTTCGCCACTTAGAAACACGCACTGTGTGTCCGATCCCTTCCTCCTTAATATGTCCTCTATTACCATCAGGCATTTATGCCTGTTTTTTCTACTTCAGTAACCACTGAGCACCGGCTTCATTAAAACTAATTGAATCGGAAACATGTCTGCCTGAGGAAACATTAACTCTTTCTATAAAGGAAATTTCCGATTTCATTTTGTCAATAAGGTCAAAGGACTGAGCCTGTGTGTTCAATACTGATACATGCTATGCCCATAAACTTCAACTGTTGGGCTATTTAATTCAGGGTGTACTATCTATCAGCACTGCTTCAAAGTCTTGTGGTTTCTGGTGATTATATGATCATTTGTAGAAGTCACCTTTACTTTGTTTCCCCGTAGAAACCTGAAGAATCCCCTCTCTAACATCATGTCCTGTCAGTTTCATTGCATTATTAATTTCTCGTGGTTAGCATAATTGAGTCTTGGTACAAGCATTGCATTAACAGCTTTAACTGACCACACTTGAAACAATAATTTGATAGCAGCCGTCAGAAATCAATGCGCAATAACAGAGCATACACAGCTGTTTAATATGAAGTAAATATTTATGAGTGATCTGACTAGGCATCAAGTCCAGTCAATCTTCTTTGAAAGGATCTGTGCAAATGATTAACCTCATTTTACTGGTGCTGTCTGGGCTGGTAATGGCCATTAGAGCTAAGAAGGAGTGAGGCCTTTGATTTTTGGCTCCTCATCATTCACAGCTTGTCGcatcccttcatccttcatACATGGCTGCTGAATTGATTGTCTGTTTAGTCCTATGAATGATAAAGCTGCTCTGGGCCACAGGCTGAGAGGGACAGACACGGCTCACTTCCATCTATATGCAAGGTGGATTTCTTTTTCCTGCCTCGCCACTTGGAAATCAGCTTTTTGCATTATTTATTGGACAATCATGAGCATTTCAATATGGTAAATCAAATAGTCACAGTAATATAACTATAGGCAGTCATATCCAAAGGGCCATCATTCAactcattattcattcattttgtttaGAGCTATAGTCGGAAAGACTCATGAGATTCATAAGTTGTGTAATCAACATGTTTTACTGCAGGCTCACACGGCAGCCTGCCTGAACAGAGGGAAAGGTAACATAAAAGGAAGTGATTTTGAGTGTAGACTGAACGTGCTGAATGAGTGAAGAGTAGCAGAATTATTGAGAAGTGGTACACAACCGACAACTGCTGGAGAGACAGGTGGAATATAACCTCAACATGAAAGCCAGAGTGCATTGGCATGCTGGCAAAAGTCATGAGTTGGTTTTAATCCCCTTTGTTTGAAAGAAAGTCGAGGTATAAAGGTTTTGGTCATAAAGCAACATGGATCTATTTCAGGTCCTGCTCACAAGCTTTCTAATAAGATTCTCACTCTGCACCTCAAAATAACTTTTAATGCAACTCacatgaaatgtaaagaaagacAACAGTTAGCTGTCATTTACTCAAGGCTTAATTCTTTCCAAGTCAGAGAAAATTACATGTTGTGTCTGAGACTCGTACGCGGTAGAGATTATCAACAGACTGTAGAGAGGTTTGCATCAAGCGTATTTGTGCATCTTTATAATTATTCGCtctgttttctgtgtctttcACCGGCTGCCGCAGACGTAATTCCAGTAGCAGTTTGAGCAACAGTGAGTTTTCCTCATCGGATGTCTAACAAGTTCTCATGTAGTGCAAAGGTGAAAGGTCAAGTGCTCTCCCACCACAGGGATCAGATGAGGCAAAGGTCTGATTTATGTTGGCCTCCCTACATGTTAATTCACACATTAGACCTCAACAGCTGATACGATCAACATATGAACCGgattagcaaaataaaaaaggatAAAATTATGTAAgggtccaaaaaaaaaaaaagaaagtccaTCTTTGTTCAGTTTTGTTATTGGGGAACGACTCCCGAGCTACAGCACTTCAAATCCACCGAGCACCACACACGTGAACCTGTCAGGTTGCATCACAGAATTAGACAAAAGTGCAGCTGTGCATGCAACATAATCCACGACTGTCACAGTGTGCACCGTGTGCTGTGTGTGGTAGCATCTATTAGTGGTGCTGTAAATGTGAAGCAGCATTCTCAGAAGCTGGGACTCTCTTGGTTTGATCATTTCACTCCTTTCTCACTTTATGTACGAGCACTTAGCAGCAGAAACACAGGCTTCTGTTTTCTAGGAGATGGCCACCTTCACCTGCTGCCTTTGGTTTGTTGTTCTCAGTGCAGGAGGAACCAAAGACAAGGCATGAACAACTGCAgaattatttcttttctttcttctagCCCTGCTTACGCTGACACGATCATGTCTAATGTTCCGCTGATGTCAAGTGCGGGGAGGAAATTAAGTCATAGGCTCTTAATGAATTTAGACTCAAAGTCCTCCAGCGTGTATAATCatgcacaaacactgacagaagTATTAGCTACttgtgtcatgttttattgtgtggaGATAGACATGTTTAAAACCTAACTGTACTTTGAGTCAATAGAGAGAACTTGTGACATTGTAATGCACCCCTTTCAACAGATCTGCTAAATGTCAGCAAACTGGTTCTGAATGTAATCCCAATTTGCCTTGGAATTAGCACTTTACAGTGACGATCTAATTATTTAGACAATTTATTGCCTGCTGCTAATATCTCTCAAAATAAGCTGTTCCTTTCATCTTGATCATGTGATAAATGTGGAATCACTGAGGATAAGTCCCAGACATGCCTCAGAGCCTGGCGTCACTTCTCTGCTCTGACAGACTAAAGGGAAGGGTTTGTGACAGCGGCACTGCTTCACTTGGTGCAGGCCAATCACTGCCGTTTTATACACATTTCTAAATGACTTTCATTCCTGCGTGTGCGGACACAAGACGCGGGGAAAGTGGCTTGTATTGTCGTTGTGTGAAGGCGATCAGTAAATTGGATTTAAGGATATATGGTAGGACTTTTTACCTGACTGAAACCAGGAGCGCGGAGCCGGATTCCCCGGGGGTTTGTGGGAGGTTGGTGGTAACAGGCTAAATTAAACTACAATAAAACACCACTTTACCGGCTCCGGTACAAACTTAAAACCGCAGCTTAGAGAAAATGTTCCTGTGTGTGGCACCTCATGCCTTTCTTATACATTTAAAACCCCCAATTACGCAGCAAAGTGCTGCGCAGTGACGCACAATATAAAGCGGCGCGCAACAGGATTTCACAATAAATGTGTTGAGCTGCACACTGCGTTTTCTTCTTATTTCTAATGGCAGGTTAAAGGTAGTCGGCCTTTTATTGGGGGAAACTGTAAGTGTGAGTTCCGGTATGAGTCATCGGCAAGGTAAAACAGTTCAACAAATGTCCAAAAGTGAAGGCAGGTGAAGTTACGCATACATGATCCCGtacacaaattaaaataatataaagaTGGACATCATTTTAAATCCTTATAGGCAACAAGGAAAGTCTGTCCAGAAAGACAACCTTAAACTTTTATTTGCATCAACTTTTCGCACCAGCAAAGAGCATCCAGAGGAACAGGCTGAATTATAAACCCCGATGTTCTTTGTGAAATTGTTCGCTGGAAATGTGACTTTATTTGGGATTCAAGCGGAAAACGAAGACTCCTATATTTAATCCGCTGCAGCTTTCTCCTTTGTCAAACACAAATAGACATTAGAGAATGACAAGAGGTTTTTAACAGCCTCTGATGTTTTAATAAAAGCGTCTTTTTTACAATCCAAATATAGGAAATATAGACACGCATGCAGGAGAAAACTCTCAGTTCATCCCCAAATTAGAAGTatgttaaaatgtgattttcatGACTGAATTTTTCGCTCAGTTTCGGCTGAAATAAAACGATTagaatgtttaaaaataaatatgtgcaaCATATTTTTGTCGAAACAAAATAGAGAACTCAGACAGGAGTAGGCCTGCACATTGTTTGCGACATAGTCTTTAAATGCgttaaaggaaataaataagtCTACATAATTTCACATTTACTTAAGGTGAGATATTCAAAGAAATAATTAACTTGAATGTTTGATTTTGCGCAAATAGGCCTGTGAGCGCTGATCTCAATACTTGAGGAAATTAGAATAAGTTTAAACTTCAAAATGATATTAGTGATATAAAGTAGCTCCTTCCGATCAGAGAATTTAAATGGTAGATTATTTCCAGAGAAATTATTTAGCAAAAGAATtgatttaaaagttttatttgtaaacattaaatatttctttctctctaaagttgattttttttttttaatccggCACCAAATGCGTTACAGAAGTTGTTAAGTACATCATGATGTCAAAGATGTGGGCCTATATCACACACTCATGAACCTCTTGATATAAGATGGgaaggttttttttccatttccaaaaAACGTGTTAAATCATAACTACCTAGACGTTTATAAGACATAAAACATAGACAACGTGCTCAGCATGAAACTTGGATGGTTTGAAATCGTTTAAATTGCACCATGCTTAGTGTAGCTCTTGGCAatagaaataataaatatatagaaACGTTTATATTCAACAGCAACAATACTTACAGCACATACAAACAAGGAATGTCTGACAGTTTTACAAACACCATGGGTCCCTCATTTTCTATACAGATGAGATATTTTTCCACATATGCGTCATACATAAAAGGAGTGCCATAACTACGAATCTGTATCAAATCTAGCAGACTACATAGTGTCcggtatatattatatatagacATCACCTCAGCAAGTGCCtatagaagaaaaagaaaaaggaggaggaggagggggataaAAGAAAACTAGAACATGCGTTGTCTTTTCTGGATACTTTTTGGGATCCTGTCAGAAACACATAGGCACGagtcagaaaagaaaagaaaattaaatctTTTCATTATAACAAACTTTGTACACATGTTATAAACCGATGCATTGGAGGCATCACATAATCTATCAtaatatacagtgtgtgtgtgtgtgtgcgtgtgtgttcatATATATAAATGGAATATATTACATCTGAGTATGCTGAATCAGTAGAGCCGatgttaaataaacagtaagtGATTGCAAGACCGGATTAACTTTGTTGACAATTTGTCCACCGGAGAGAAATTCCCCGTGATGATTCACTCgtttggcatttaaaaaaacaaaaaataaaaggccTACACAGCAATCAaactctccttctttctcctgCTATTCTTTTTTCTCCCTATCTCACATGAATCCTTACTCATAATAGGGTACTGGTGTTCTATTAGCCTACGGAGCTTGCAGATATTCAGAAATAATAACGTTAAAAATCTGTCAAGTCTGACTCATAAACAGTCTTTTGGAAGGTctttgaggtctcgccatggaGTCAGACTCAGAAAGGTAGGGTGTCGAGGAAAAGTTTGTCAATTATTGCTGGCGGAGGGACTAGGTCTTCTAGTTTTAGGTAAAAGATACGCTGCAGACCTTGGGTACATAGTGTGCGCAGTTCAGGGAGCTTTCCCAAGAGTTTTGACAAGTAGTTGGGACGATTCAATCCACCGCCATTGAATGTCACTTGATCTTTGAGGCAGTTGACTATCTTGTTTTGGAGATCCTCGACTCTCTTGGGTTCCTTAAGCCCGTGTCGCTCTGaaatacagaacaaaaaaaagacacggATTTATCATTTCTGATTCACTTTCTGTGTTCAGCACGCGTTGTAACGCAGAGAGTCAAAGGAGCAGCCGCCTTTACGCACCTGTTACCATGGCCAGAGCTGCGATGCAGGAGAACGCTGAGATGTCTATGTTCATGCTCTGCAAGTTGGAAGAAAAGTCCACGATAGCGTCCACCCACTCTCCAAATCCACGGACGCACTGTAGCCTGTGTAACACCACTCCATTACAAAAAATAAGTTTGCCTTCCACCGGGTTGGACCTGCAATTAATAAGAAAATGCCATTAATTACGCTTGGCAATAAATGGGAATTTAAGAGCCTTCTTATTATTGGGCAGCTAATAAAACCCAAAGCAATGAAGCTTGAAGGAGGAGCTGATGATTATCTAAAGCCTGGATTGTTTTGTTTAATAATTAGGCGGCTCACCTGTACGCCAGCCGCAGGACAAAAAGTTCAAGGAAGGCGGATTCAAAGAGGAGATCTTGGTCTTGCTTCGGTAGATCAGAAAAGCCGGGGATCTTCTCCGCCCAGCCCCGGATGATCTCCATGGAGCCCGTCAGGAGATCATAGAACTGCTGGATGTGCTGAGTGTTGTCTCCAGTCATTTGGTAGTCAGGGTTAGCCTGGAACTggaatttaatttaaacagcGCCTTAATGAGGtcctttaaaatatataatcCGTGAAATTGCAAATGCCCATTTCCAAGAAGGAGAGGGTGCTTTTTCACTATTAAACTCATGTCTTCCTTTTATTAAGTTCTCTATTTCAGCGCAATTTACTTAGAGGAAAAAATATGCCACATTAAAAGCCTGACAAAGTTAGGAATTCAGCGGTGTATTACAAAAAACTTTCAAGGCTGTAAATTGTTCCCTAAATGAAGGGCTAAATTAAAAAGGCCGTCAATCTTTTTGTTCCCTCTGTTTTCACCCGGAGAAATAAtgctcaacattttttttcttcttttaagtgcagtgtgtgttttatttctgaGATTGTGCTACTTACTCTGGAGTAGTCCAAAGCAGACATGGAGGGGTTGGAGTCCACATGGGCCCTAACAAGTGCGCTTATGAGGCTCACCGGCGGCGAGGGTGGGGAGGGCTCCTGGGGACTTTTGGGTTTGGATGGTAGGCGTCCTCTCCGACCTTTCAGATTATCTGTTCGGACAACTGCaatgtaagaaataaatatgacaTATAAGTCATCACTACGCACTTCTGTTGCTGTGcgtaaatatttaaatgtggTTATAAATAACAATCCAGCAATATTACGCACACGTTTTCCCAGTGTATCAGTGGGGGAATATAATCTACTGgtgtaaaataatttaatgcaTGGCCTAAACATACCTTCTCTCACCATTCCGACGACAATGCACTTCTGGAAACGGCAGAACTGGCAGCGATTTCTCCGGCGTTTGTCAACAGGACAGTTTTTATTTGCTAAACACAcgtattttgcatttttctgaACGGTGCgctggaaagaaagaaagaaaaatcacagTGTCACTCTGCAGGCCTGTTTCCAAGACTATATAACATGTAGAGCACGGACTGTGGATTGCTGCACAAGTGATATAACATAAAAATGAACAGATGGAAACGATATAATATCAGTTTCATCTCCTGTTTGGGACTGCGCTGTATAAACCAACAAGAGGGAATAGACCGTCAGCAAATACACATTCGTGGTCTTTCATATTTTACTTATTCCTCTGAGATCAACTGTGTGAATAGACAGGCTTGTCATATAAAGTTATTTTACGCACGCACTTTAAGGTGTTGCATGATAATATTTAGTGTAAATGCGATGGTATTACATGTTCAGGATGTGTTATTCTTCTCAATATTTTTAAGGCTGACTTTAACTCGCCGTGAATAATAGAAAACACACAGCATATCTTTCATGTAATAACAGTAACACTGATTCATGGTTCCTGTCATGTCAGCCCACCTTGAAAAATCCTTTGCAGCCCTCGCAGGTTCTCACTCCATAATGCTGGCAGGCTGCGTTGTCCCCACATACCGCA
Encoded here:
- the nr4a2a gene encoding nuclear receptor subfamily 4 group A member 2a — protein: MPCVQAQYGSSPQGASPASQSYSYHTAGEYSCDFLTPEFVKFSMDLTNTEITATTSLPSFSTFMDNYNTSYDVKPPCLYQMPHSGEQSSIKVEDVPMHNYHQQSHLPPQSEEMMAHSGPMYFKPSSPHAPSTPNFQVQPNHMWEDPGSLHSFHQNYVAATSHMIDQRKNPVSRLSLFSFKQSPPGTPVSSCQMRFDGPLHVSMNHDNPGVHRGLDGQSFAVPSAIRKQAGLAFPHSLQLSHGHQLVDSQVPSPPSRGSPSNEGLCAVCGDNAACQHYGVRTCEGCKGFFKRTVQKNAKYVCLANKNCPVDKRRRNRCQFCRFQKCIVVGMVREVVRTDNLKGRRGRLPSKPKSPQEPSPPSPPVSLISALVRAHVDSNPSMSALDYSRFQANPDYQMTGDNTQHIQQFYDLLTGSMEIIRGWAEKIPGFSDLPKQDQDLLFESAFLELFVLRLAYRSNPVEGKLIFCNGVVLHRLQCVRGFGEWVDAIVDFSSNLQSMNIDISAFSCIAALAMVTERHGLKEPKRVEDLQNKIVNCLKDQVTFNGGGLNRPNYLSKLLGKLPELRTLCTQGLQRIFYLKLEDLVPPPAIIDKLFLDTLPF